The following proteins are co-located in the Solanum pennellii chromosome 1, SPENNV200 genome:
- the LOC107019844 gene encoding BURP domain protein USPL1-like produces MDLKLGFCVLSLILLVAYGTEARKMVQGNLQGKRLNFPIPDEEVQKPNVYFWIYDNQGENDHHKTAENVQVHPSSNNKNLVNKDDTNFRIYHNQGENSQQGNHKIKEENARLHLSSYNIDHENKFDNHLWIYNNQGENAQQTLQEVSDKQGENKHQRVKTEKAHIHSSSHMDHIDPSLRVFFLIDDLKIGKTITVSFPRRDLSSSPSFLPKEEADSIPFSQKELPNLLQRFSFSRNSPQGKAMEDTLRECEAPHIKGETKYCATSAEAMLDFVQGIMGEKIQFKALSTTHFSNSTPPLQEYTILDAPQEVETPKMVACHTMPYAYAIFYCHYTISKSKVFKVSLGGENGDRVEAIAVCHLDTSEWSPSHASFQLLGILPGTSPICHFFPSDNLVWVPKIASTQVI; encoded by the exons atggaTCTTAAGCTTGGTTTTTGTGTTCTCTCCCTAATTCTGCTG GTTGCTTATGGAACAGAAGCTAGGAAAATGGTTCAAGGGAACCTACAGGGCAAAAGATTGAACTTCCCAATTCCAGATGAAGAAGTCCAAAAGCCTAATGTCTATTTTTGGATTTATGATAACCAAGGAGAAAATGATCATCACAAAACAGCAGAGAATGTCCAAGTCCATCCATCATCAAATAACAAGAACCTTGTAAATAAGGATGACACGAATTTTAGGATATACCATAACCAAGGTGAAAATTCTCAGCAGGGCAATCACAAAATCAAGGAAGAGAATGCCCGACTTCAtttatcatcatataacatTGATCATGAAAACAAGTTTGATAATCACCTATGGATATACAATAACCAAGGAGAAAATGCTCAGCAAACTCTACAAGAAGTGAGCGACAAACAAGGAGAAAACAAGCATCAACGAGTAAAAACAGAAAAGGCACATATCCATTCATCATCCCATATGGATCATATTGATCCTTCTTTAAGAGTTTTCTTCCTAATAGATGATCTAAAGATAGGGAAAACAATAACTGTCTCCTTCCCAAGAAGAGATCTTTCTTCTTCTCCGAGTTTCTTGCCCAAAGAAGAAGCTGATTCCATTCCATTTTCACAAAAGGAACTCCCAAACCTCCTACAACGTTTCTCATTCTCTCGAAACTCTCCACAGGGGAAAGCCATGGAAGACACACTGAGAGAATGTGAGGCTCCACATATAAAGGGAGAGACAAAGTACTGTGCCACATCCGCGGAGGCAATGCTTGATTTTGTTCAAGGAATCATGGGAGAGAAAATCCAATTCAAAGCTCTGTCCACAACTCATTTCTCAAACTCAACTCCCCCACTTCAAGAGTATACTATTTTGGATGCTCCACAAGAAGTAGAAACTCCCAAGATGGTGGCATGTCATACCATGCCTTACGCTTACGCGATTTTCTACTGTCATTACACAATTAGCAAGAGCAAAGTGTTTAAGGTTTCATTAGGGGGTGAAAATGGTGATAGAGTGGAAGCAATTGCTGTTTGTCATTTGGATACTTCTGAGTGGAGTCCATCTCATGCATCTTTCCAATTGCTCGGTATATTACCAGGAACATCCCCTATCTGTCACTTTTTTCCATCAGATAATCTAGTGTGGGTTCCAAAAATCGCCTCTACACAAGTGATTTGA
- the LOC107029278 gene encoding uncharacterized protein LOC107029278, which translates to MASPVVQYNDETCGTFSVEGTREGENVCLRRCTMLAMPGPCLCRLQHSLQFSGEWWLIICWTEIRKKSQILLILPWVRLQRLMYQVGRLDWHIECGAMSTHYLTHSFDVHCGGIDVIFPHHKESTFHCTGSYSIVPSPWIKVLVIINSTKWGGCICC; encoded by the exons ATGGCTAGTCCGGTTGTGCAATACAATGACGAAACATGTGGAACTTTTTCAGTCGAAGGAACCAGGGAAGGTGAAAATGTATGTTTGCGGCGTTGTACCATGTTGGCCATGCCCGGCCCGTGCCTATGTCGTCTGCAACATTCTCTACAG TTTTCCGGAGAATGGTGGTTGATTATCTGCTGGACGGAAATTAGAAAGAAAAGCCAAATCCTGCTGATTTTGCCTTGGGTAAGGCTGCAAAGACTGATGTACCAAGTTGGAAGACTGGATTGGCATATTGAGTGCGGTGCAATGAGCACACACTATCTAACACATTCCTTTGATGTACATTGTGGTGGAATTGACGTGATTTTTCCTCACCATAAGGAGTCGACTTTTCACTGTACAGGAAGTTACTCGATTGTACCATCCCCTTGGATTAAG GTACTTGTCATCATCAACAGTACTAAATGGGGTGGCTGCATCTGTTGTTAG
- the LOC107027758 gene encoding uncharacterized protein LOC107027758, whose translation MRSLSIFFLLLSLSLLGYVISDGPEEYWKSKMNGDPMPKALKELLNDQYQDFPIERNKFVRNFDLKANIIIYHNDVDIYPKRSRPTP comes from the exons ATGAGATCTCTCTCTATCTTCTTCCTTCTCCTATCTCTTTCTTTG ttggGATATGTAATTAGTGATGGTCCAGAAGAATATTGGAAGAGCAAAATGAATGGAGATCCAATGCCTAAAGCACTCAAGGAACTTCTTAATGATCAATATCAAGATTTTCCAATAGAAAGGAACAAATTTGTtagaaattttgatttaaaggctaatattattatttatcataatgATGTTGATATATATCCAAAAAGATCCAGGCCTACTCcttaa
- the LOC107003362 gene encoding ras-related protein RABG3f — MPSRRRTLLKVIILGDSGVGKTSLMNQYVNKKFSNQYKATIGADFLTKEVQFEDRLFTLQIWDTAGQERFQSLGVAFYRGADCCVLVYDVNSMKSFENLNNWREEFLIQASPSDPENFPFVVLGNKVDVDGGNSRVVSEKKARAWCASKGNIPYFETSAKEGTNVEEAFQCIAKNALKSGEEEEIYLPDTIDVAASSQQRTGGCEC; from the exons ATGCCTTCTCGCCGGCGAACGCTTCTGAAAGTCATCATCCTCGGCGATAGCGG GGTTGGAAAGACTTCGTTGATGAATCA ATATGTAAATAAGAAGTTCAGCAATCAGTACAAAGCAACCATTGGAGCTGATTTCTTGACAAAGGAAGTGCAGTTTGAGGATCGGCTCTTTACTCTACAG ATATGGGACACTGCTGGCCAAGAGAGATTTCAGAGTCTTGGTGTTGCTTTCTACCGCGGTGCTGATTGTTGTGTCCTTGTTTATGATGTAAATTCAATGAAGTCATTTGAAAACTTGAACAACTGGAGAGAAGAGTTCTTAATTCAG GCAAGCCCATCTGATCCAGAGAACTTCCCATTTGTCGTGCTGGGGAACAAAGTTGATGTTGATGGTGGAAATAGTAGAGTG GTGTCTGAGAAAAAGGCTCGGGCCTGGTGCGCTTCAAAGGGTAACATTCCCTACTTTGAAACTTCAGCTAAGGAAGGAACCAACGTAGAGGAGGCTTTCCAATGCATTGCTAAAAATGCCCTGAAGAGTGGAGAGGAGGAAGAAAT ATATTTGCCCGACACCATTGATGTTGCCGCTAGCAGTCAGCAGAGGACAGGTGGATGTGAGTGTTAG
- the LOC107003354 gene encoding SWI/SNF complex subunit SWI3D, protein MEEKRKDTGTPPPAADTPMTSADVPSAEAPTSRRRGGGNKRKASAIGSGASSTPPSTLSKRQKQSAVPFPPIHNGPLTRARQQPNNAAAAAASAASPSGFGVRIESEVLPKAEVGVEEAVKVDKESNQVKEDLEALEAEIEAGIESIRSRDRNVHVVPTHAGWFSWTEVHPLEKQTMPSFFNEKLPSRTPEIYMEIRNWIMKKYHTDPNIQIELNDLSELSAGDLDVKKEVMEFLDYWGLINYHPFPQTSSVSNVDIDGDEAAKTDSLVDKLFRFESDETWTPVLPRSSVATPSATSGFFPESAIAEELMKSEGPAVEYHCNSCSADCSRKRYHCQKEADFDLCSECFNNGKFGSGMSPSDFIVMEPGESGGASGGKWTDQETLLLLEALELYKENWNEIAEHVATKTKAQCILHFIEMPIEDTFLDTDAEINQCVKEKEDAVLSKDDTSASTDAPETTESKDDGNDNQVSPTVETSKPENVNGPIPQEEVGENCALNALREAFTAAGFYPPPGECASFAEAGNPVMAVAAFLVKLVEAKRVTASVRSSLKSISANPSGENLALRHCFVLEDPPDDGKASSDTDRPANGPVDPEDKKDEEDNVEMQKEEKSTSVIEEKSLSIGQEETKGETNIDKKCEEQDGENHEEKNEKELEEAAHLVSTSDENPEKSDTSKQSDPIPTDKEGEPASLKESDDADLAVGQTPSTTAESDVLTSKLELPPGFEKESVDGALMTIPSDSPDTPKDEDMMPAVQTKEPEQSMKSNSVLENGENTGAGEVKDSLDGRKDPLKNKNDLDIEKIKRAAVTALTAAAVKAKYLADQEEDQIRLLTTSLIEKQLNKLESKITFFHDMDNVVMRVRELLERSKQRLLVERSQILKSRSMTHPVPQSVPANRPGMVLANTAPRLLNAMSSQRIPYSRPIMSGTPTPSSFMPPTVSGNSMQPSK, encoded by the exons ATGGAGGAGAAACGGAAGGACACCGGAACTCCACCGCCGGCCGCCGACACGCCGATGACATCGGCTGACGTTCCGTCCGCTGAGGCGCCTACGTCACGTCGGAGAGGTGGTGGCAACAAACGAAAAGCAAGCGCCATTGGAAGTGGCGCCAGTTCAACTCCCCCCTCGACTCTGTCGAAGCGTCAGAAGCAGTCAGCAGTACCTTTCCCACCGATCCACAATGGTCCGCTCACAAGAGCTCGGCAGCAGCCAAACAACGCCGCAGCTGCAGCTGCTAGTGCTGCTTCTCCGTCAGGTTTTGGTGTCAGGATCGAATCGGAGGTGCTGCCAAAGGCCGAGGTCGGTGTAGAAGAGGCGGTGAAGGTTGACAAAGAGTCCAATCAAGTGAAGGAGGATTTGGAGGCATTAGAGGCTGAAATTGAAGCTGGAATTGAGTCAATTAGATCCCGTGATCGTAATGTTCACGTTGTGCCGACTCATGCTG GTTGGTTCTCTTGGACAGAGGTTCATCCTTTGGAGAAGCAGACAATGCCGTCATTCTTCAATGAGAAGTTGCCAAGTAGGACTCCAGAAATATACATGGAGATACGGAATTGGATCATGAAAAAGTATCACACTGACCCCAACATTCAAATTGAGTTGAATGATTTGTCCGAGCTCTCAGCAGGAGATTTGGATGTAAAAAAGGAAGTGATGGAGTTTTTGGACTACTGGGGCTTGATTAATTACCACCCTTTCCCACAAACCAGTTCGGTTAGTAATGTTGATATTGATGGGGACGAGGCAGCAAAGACAGATTCTTTGGTTGATAAACTGTTTCGATTCGAATCCGATGAAACATGGACACCAGTTCTTCCGAGGTCTAGTGTAGCTACTCCTTCTGCGACTTCTGGGTTCTTTCCAGAGTCAGCTATTGCTGAAGAACTGATGAAGTCTGAAGGGCCAGCTGTTGAGTACCACTGCAACTCTTGCTCAGCTGACTGCTCAAGAAAGCGGTATCATTGCCAAAAGGAG GCAGACTTTGACTTGTGTAGCGAATGCTTCAACAATGGGAAGTTTGGATCTGGTATGTCACCTTCAGATTTCATTGTTATGGAGCCTGGTGAGTCTGGCGGTGCAAGTGGTGGAAAGTGGACAGATCAGGAGACTCTTCTCCTCCTTGAGGCATTAGAGCTTTACAAGGAAAACTGGAATGAGATTGCTGAGCATGTGGCTACAAAGACCAAAGCTCAGTGTATTCTTCACTTTATTGAAATGCCAATAGAGGATACATTCTTGGATACTGATGCTGAAATTAACCAGTgtgttaaagaaaaagaagatgcaGTTTTGTCTAAAGATGATACATCAGCTAGTACTGATGCCCCAGAAACAACAGAGAGTAAGGATGATGGAAATGACAATCAGGTTTCACCCACAGTGGAAACATCGAAGCCAGAGAATGTGAATGGGCCAATTCCTCAGGAGGAGGTTGGTGAGAACTGTGCACTCAACGCACTGAGGGAGGCATTTACTGCTGCTGGTTTTTATCCTCCACCTGGAGAATGTGCTTCATTTGCTGAAGCTGGCAATCCTGTAATGGCAGTG GCAGCGTTCCTGGTGAAACTGGTAGAAGCTAAAAGAGTTACTGCCTCAGTGCGCAGCTCTTTGAAATCCATTTCTGCTAATCCTTCTGGTGAGAATCTAGCCTTAAGGCACTGTTTTGTTTTGGAAGATCCACCAGATGATGGGAAGGCATCATCTGATACAGATCG ACCTGCTAATGGACCAGTTGATCCAGAAGATAAGAAAGATGAGGAGGACAATGTTGAAATGCAGAAAGAGGAAAAGTCGACATCAGTTATTGAAGAGAAGAGTTTGTCAATTGGACAAGAAGAGACCAAAGGTGAAACAAACATTGACAAAAAGTGCGAAGAGCAGGATGGTGAAAACCATGAAGAGAAAAATGAGAAGGAACTTGAAGAAGCAGCCCATTTGGTTTCCACCAGTGATGAAAATCCAGAGAAATCTGATACTTCAAAACAATCTGATCCAATTCCTACCGACAAAGAAGGGGAACCTGCATCACTTAAAGAATCAGATGATGCAGACTTGGCAGTGGGACAGACACCAAGTACCACAGCGGAATCAGATGTTTTAACGTCTAAACTAGAGCTCCCACCCGGGTTCGAAAAGGAGTCAGTTGATGGAGCTTTAATGACCATTCCTTCTGACTCTCCAGATACTCCTAAAGATGAGGACATGATGCCTGCTGTGCAAACAAAGGAGCCTGAGCAATCCATGAAATCGAACTCTGTACTTGAAAATGGCGAAAATACAG GGGCTGGAGAAGTCAAAGACTCTTTAGATGGGAGAAAAGATCCTTTGAAGAACAAAAATGATCTGGATATTGAAAAGATCAAACGCGCCGCAGTCACTGCTTTGACAGCTGCTGCAGTCAAGGCGAAATATCTGGCAGATCAAGAAGAGGACCAAATTCGGCTGCTTACTACATCATTAATAGAGAAACAG TTAAACAAGCTGGAGAGCAAGATAACCTTCTTTCATGACATGGATAATGTGGTTATGAGGGTCAGAGAACTATTGGAGAGGTCAAAACAGAGGCTTCTCGTTGAGCGTAGTCAAATACTTAAATCAAGATCTATGACTCATCCTGTGCCACAATCAGTACCTGCTAACCGGCCTGGAATGGTTCTTGCTAATACAGCACCCAGGCTTCTAAATGCGATGAGCTCCCAGAGGATACCGTATTCAAGACCCATAATGTCAGGAACTCCTACACCAAGCTCTTTTATGCCTCCAACAGTTTCAGGAAATTCAATGCAGCCTTCAAAGTAG